A window of Malaclemys terrapin pileata isolate rMalTer1 chromosome 14, rMalTer1.hap1, whole genome shotgun sequence contains these coding sequences:
- the SELL gene encoding L-selectin isoform X2, which translates to MGSAGGLCSSPRAWGCGWNVTRLLCFAAISWVLVTQVEVGAWTYHYGNKSDYSWELARNFCRSFYTDLVAIQNQGEIAYLNSVLPRHRTYYWIGLRKINNVWTWVGTNKALTKEAENWANKEPNNKGRNLDCVEIYIKRDRDGGRWNDENSQKKKKALCYQVSCQRSSCSQRGECVETIGNYTCDCYPGFYGPECEHEITDLMVNQTPTSVTDFEGSELTMNCTFKTVNNHSTMYVRWYNYGTEALKTELVNDSDVITTLHLDNGFASLTLKNGNSSNTGTYLCEVGITARSLSVSGAGTQVTITAVNQTI; encoded by the exons ATG GGCAGCGCCGGAGGACTCTGCTCCAGTCCAAGGGCTTGGGGATGTGGCTGGAATGTCACCCGACTCCTGTGCTTTGCTGCCATTAGCTGGG TGCTAGTGACTCAGGTGGAAGTGGGAGCCTGGACCTACCATTATGGTAACAAATCTGATTACTCCTGGGAGCTGGCCAGAAACTTTTGCAGGTCATTCTACACTGACCTCGTAGCAATCCAGAACCAGGGGGAAATTGCTTATCTCAACAGTGTCTTACCCCGCCATAGAACATACTACTGGATTGGGCTACGAAAAATAAACAATGTCTGGACGTGGGTTGGCACCAACAAGGCCCTGACGAAGGAGGCTGAGAACTGGGCTAACAAGGAACCCAACAATAAAGGGAGGAACCTAGACTGTGTGGAGATTTACATAAAGAGGGATCGTGATGGTGGAAGATGGAACGATGAGAACtctcaaaagaaaaagaaggcgCTGTGTTACCAAG TGTCTTGCCAGCGTTCCTCCTGCAGCCAGCGTGGCGAGTGCGTGGAGACCATCGGGAACTACACCTGTGATTGCTACCCTGGTTTCTACGGGCCTGAGTGTGAACACG AAATTACCGACCTGATGGTGAATCAAACCCCAACCAGTGTCACTGATTTCGAAGGCTCAGAACTTACCATGAATTGTACATTCAAGACAGTCAATAATCACAGCACCATGTATGTGCGATGGTATAACTATGGGACGGAGGCACTAAAGACAGAGCTGGTGAATGACAGCGATGTGATCACAACCCTGCATTTGGACAATGGGTTTGCCTCTCTCACTTTGAAGAATGGGAATTCATCTAATACAGGAACCTACCTGTGTGAGGTGGGGATCACAGCAAGGAGCCTGTCTGTGTCAGGAGCCGGAACCCAGGTGACCATCA CTGCTGTCAATCAGACAATATGA